The proteins below come from a single Candidatus Thorarchaeota archaeon genomic window:
- a CDS encoding alpha-galactosidase, which yields MDPKEWSRVDVSEEKVSLSTEDIAFEWDIQSGSFSLLGSKGGEYLKDCQFQICLGTRTINSSDLKYVSMDTLAITNKNQVDKVLILSLQDPMASHEIRFKVIAMKDLAGFTFTVQLINKGQQPLKLESISPLWTKSPILTGKDLKNLRYFQNGFHSWELSRAQPLKEESNISHFYSVLTNKVDNSNILFGFSTMDRQLTTVSYEAKGERLDRLTTTCALDGISLASGKSVVSEEMTVIISADGMKALTQYADLTARRMDAILCNEVPAGWCSWYFYYTMPDEDEILENTRFLHKRFQDSIKWIQLDDGYQKVVGDWEPNDRFPSGLDYLVEEIKKKGFKAGIWTAPFIATEHSDLFKEHPDWFLAEEEDEPKVIDNNPLWLGEYYALDLSNPEVIKHIKSLFKHLKSLGYEYFKIDFLHHATEEAKRFDESITRAEAFRNGIEAIRDSVGNDIILGCGAPLGPCIGITDAMRIGTDIATSWRLDWGGGVYECAVNTMTRAPLHNRWWTNDPDCLLVRQEDNELTLDEVRLWASVIALSGGALLLSDRMMEVSKERLRLVDKLLPVYPEGALSPDSLTNPEPSIFFLPVENETSEWVVLGLFNLSEEPIDVEVKLADLGLDQGKKHHIFDFWDEKYVDEGDDSIAVSNLKPHTCRLYSIRPARDRPCLLSTSIHFTQGACDIQSERWDKESNELTLVVSKTTNHPEGVYFYFPDAWNIQQVSVNGEIYTHNQHSPNVGSIRKRFKEDDEVKVVFSDQ from the coding sequence TTGGACCCAAAAGAGTGGAGCAGAGTCGATGTATCCGAAGAGAAGGTTTCGCTGAGTACCGAAGACATTGCCTTTGAATGGGATATACAAAGTGGTTCCTTTAGCCTTCTTGGTTCCAAGGGAGGAGAGTACCTCAAGGATTGTCAGTTCCAGATATGTCTAGGGACTAGGACAATCAATTCATCCGACCTCAAGTACGTCTCTATGGACACCCTTGCTATAACCAATAAGAATCAGGTAGACAAGGTGCTTATTCTTTCTCTTCAGGATCCAATGGCATCACATGAAATACGGTTCAAAGTAATTGCAATGAAAGACCTGGCCGGATTCACATTCACCGTGCAGTTAATCAACAAAGGCCAACAGCCATTGAAACTTGAATCCATTTCTCCACTATGGACTAAGTCTCCCATCTTGACAGGAAAGGATTTGAAGAATCTCAGATATTTCCAAAACGGTTTTCATTCGTGGGAACTGAGTCGAGCTCAGCCACTTAAGGAAGAATCGAATATCAGCCACTTCTACTCAGTTCTAACAAACAAAGTCGATAACTCGAATATCCTTTTTGGGTTCTCGACGATGGACAGGCAGCTCACCACAGTCTCATATGAAGCAAAGGGAGAACGACTGGATAGGCTGACAACAACCTGTGCTCTTGATGGTATCTCATTGGCATCCGGGAAGAGTGTTGTATCTGAAGAAATGACGGTCATTATTTCAGCCGACGGAATGAAAGCACTCACACAATATGCAGACCTCACAGCCAGACGAATGGATGCCATTCTATGCAACGAAGTTCCAGCAGGATGGTGCAGCTGGTATTTCTATTACACCATGCCAGACGAAGACGAAATCCTAGAGAACACAAGATTCCTCCACAAAAGATTCCAAGATTCTATCAAATGGATTCAACTTGATGATGGTTACCAAAAGGTTGTAGGAGACTGGGAACCAAACGATAGGTTCCCCAGTGGCTTGGATTATCTCGTTGAAGAAATCAAGAAGAAAGGCTTCAAAGCCGGTATTTGGACAGCGCCATTCATTGCTACTGAGCATTCTGATCTCTTTAAGGAGCATCCAGATTGGTTTCTTGCCGAAGAAGAGGATGAACCAAAAGTCATTGATAACAATCCGTTATGGCTTGGGGAATACTATGCGTTGGACCTTTCAAATCCCGAGGTCATTAAGCACATCAAGTCACTCTTCAAGCATCTGAAATCTTTGGGTTATGAGTACTTCAAGATTGATTTTCTACATCATGCCACTGAAGAAGCAAAGAGATTCGATGAATCAATTACCAGAGCTGAGGCATTTCGTAACGGAATCGAGGCAATCCGAGACAGTGTAGGGAACGATATAATCCTAGGTTGTGGTGCGCCCCTCGGCCCCTGCATAGGAATAACTGATGCCATGCGGATTGGAACGGATATTGCCACATCGTGGAGGCTGGATTGGGGCGGAGGTGTATACGAATGTGCTGTCAATACGATGACCAGGGCACCCCTGCATAACCGCTGGTGGACAAATGATCCTGATTGCTTGTTAGTAAGGCAGGAAGATAACGAGCTAACGCTTGATGAAGTCAGACTATGGGCATCAGTTATTGCCCTTAGCGGAGGAGCTTTGCTTCTCAGCGATCGTATGATGGAGGTTTCAAAGGAGAGGCTTCGGCTCGTTGACAAGTTGCTGCCGGTGTATCCAGAAGGAGCCCTATCTCCTGATTCATTGACCAACCCAGAACCCAGTATATTCTTTCTCCCTGTAGAAAATGAAACCAGTGAGTGGGTTGTTCTTGGACTTTTCAACCTTAGTGAGGAGCCCATCGACGTTGAGGTTAAGCTTGCAGACCTGGGCCTAGACCAAGGAAAGAAACATCACATCTTCGACTTTTGGGATGAGAAGTATGTCGATGAAGGCGATGACAGCATTGCGGTATCCAATCTCAAGCCACATACCTGTAGACTCTATAGCATAAGACCTGCAAGAGACAGGCCTTGTCTTCTATCTACAAGTATCCATTTCACTCAAGGAGCCTGTGACATCCAAAGCGAAAG
- a CDS encoding tetratricopeptide repeat protein, producing MGKNKQGILDKTWTRGALAAAAAVFFGGITIAWLSGQGFLGDSLPGPGVILGLSIMLSTVLVCCVTSGMITRLLTKMPEYHEMELQFDKAMTHYEKEEWDKALAEFNELLEPDMDHKRALYYAARCYERKNNWEKVKEYCQHYLEMQHDDKEGWELLALAHKRLFEYEEAEEARNRAEKLG from the coding sequence TTGGGAAAAAACAAGCAAGGCATCTTGGATAAAACATGGACACGAGGGGCACTGGCAGCTGCTGCAGCTGTTTTCTTTGGAGGAATCACAATAGCTTGGCTTTCCGGTCAGGGATTCCTAGGGGATTCACTACCTGGCCCGGGAGTTATACTTGGCCTAAGCATAATGCTATCCACGGTGCTTGTGTGTTGTGTGACATCAGGAATGATTACGAGATTGCTCACAAAGATGCCTGAATATCACGAGATGGAACTTCAATTTGACAAGGCAATGACCCATTATGAAAAAGAGGAATGGGACAAAGCCCTAGCAGAATTCAACGAACTTCTTGAACCAGATATGGATCATAAAAGGGCCCTGTATTATGCAGCCCGCTGCTATGAACGAAAAAATAACTGGGAGAAAGTGAAGGAATATTGTCAGCACTATCTCGAAATGCAACATGACGACAAGGAAGGTTGGGAATTGCTGGCCTTGGCACATAAACGCCTTTTCGAATATGAAGAGGCAGAAGAAGCAAGAAACAGAGCAGAGAAATTAGGATAG